The proteins below come from a single Dinghuibacter silviterrae genomic window:
- a CDS encoding ABC transporter substrate-binding protein, whose translation MSRWIIILTLLLAVVGPRASAQTKSYAVAVLAPLYLDSAFDASGAYKLGKQSPRFAFSGLEFAEGARLALDTLQTGGARLQCTFYDIRSAAQAIPHLIETHQLDSVQLIIASVSGGDYQTLAAFARMRSIPFISATWPNEGGVTANPFVCVLNPTIFTHCETIYHFIRVNHPTHQILYIRKPGPMEDKLEGYFKQLNDNLLPIQTVMTSDTLSAATLLPYLDSNRYAVIVCGSLDDAFGISLVRACTALSDTYPMTLIGMPTWEGNRTLESPELKNMPYLYTSPFLNPDIDSGASFSLTQRFIALTRTKPGDMAFRGYESTYLFANLLLRYGNTLMSHAGDAWFQTYTPYLIKPVFLTPGSAVPDYFENKHVYVLRRQNGAVARLQ comes from the coding sequence ATGAGCCGTTGGATCATCATCCTTACCCTGCTGCTGGCTGTGGTCGGCCCCAGGGCGTCTGCCCAAACCAAATCGTACGCCGTCGCCGTACTCGCCCCCTTGTACCTGGACTCCGCGTTTGACGCTTCCGGTGCGTACAAGCTGGGCAAACAATCCCCCCGCTTTGCCTTCAGCGGTCTGGAATTTGCCGAGGGTGCGCGCCTGGCCCTGGATACCCTCCAAACCGGGGGGGCACGCCTCCAATGCACCTTTTACGACATCCGTTCCGCTGCCCAGGCCATCCCCCACCTCATCGAAACCCACCAGCTGGACTCCGTACAATTGATCATCGCGAGCGTCAGCGGTGGCGACTACCAAACCCTGGCGGCGTTTGCAAGGATGCGCAGCATTCCCTTCATATCCGCCACCTGGCCCAACGAAGGGGGCGTCACCGCCAATCCTTTTGTGTGCGTCCTCAACCCGACGATCTTTACCCACTGCGAAACGATCTATCATTTTATCCGGGTCAACCACCCCACCCACCAGATCCTGTACATCCGAAAACCCGGTCCCATGGAAGATAAGCTGGAAGGGTATTTCAAACAGCTCAACGACAACCTGCTTCCCATACAGACCGTGATGACCAGCGACACCCTTAGCGCCGCCACCCTGCTGCCCTACCTGGACAGCAACCGCTACGCCGTGATCGTCTGCGGGAGTTTGGACGATGCGTTTGGGATCAGCCTGGTACGCGCCTGCACCGCCCTCTCGGACACCTACCCGATGACCCTGATCGGCATGCCCACCTGGGAAGGCAACCGCACCCTGGAGTCCCCCGAGCTGAAAAACATGCCGTATCTCTACACCTCCCCCTTCCTCAACCCGGACATCGACAGCGGCGCCAGCTTCAGCCTCACCCAGCGGTTTATCGCCCTGACCCGGACCAAACCCGGGGATATGGCTTTCCGGGGCTACGAAAGCACCTACCTGTTTGCCAACCTGCTCCTCCGCTATGGGAATACCTTGATGTCCCATGCGGGAGACGCCTGGTTCCAGACCTATACCCCCTACCTCATCAAACCCGTGTTCCTCACACCCGGATCCGCCGTTCCCGACTACTTCGAGAACAAGCACGTCTACGTCCTCCGGCGCCAGAACGGCGCTGTCGCCAGATTGCAGTAA